DNA sequence from the Cupriavidus sp. WKF15 genome:
ACGAAGTACATATGCTCGGGACCATCGCGCTCGCCTTCGGCACGCGGGCCGGTCAGCAGCGAAAAATAGTTCGAGATGGCCTGCCCAGTTGCCGAACGTGGCAGCAGCCGCATCACGGTCGCCAGGTCTTCCAGCGTCGGCAGCACCTTCTCGATGCCGGTGACTGCCACATGTACGCGCGGCATGACCGTGCACATGCCTTCATTGCCTTCGTTGGTGACCACCGCCACCGAACCGGTCTCGGCAATGATGAAGTTACCGCCGGTCACGCCCATGTCGGCGGACAGGAATTCGGGGCGCAGCACTTCGCGGGCTTCGCGCGTCATTTCCGGAATATCGGTCAGGCGCGGCTTGTGGTGGACCTTCGCGAACAGGTCGGCGATCTCGTCCTTGTCCTTGTGCACCACCGGCGCAATGATGTGCGACGGCGGCTCGGAGTCATTGATCTGCAGGATGTATTCGCCGAGATCGGTCTCGATGCTCTGCACGCCCATCTCGCCGAGCACCTGGTTCAGCCGCATCTCCTCGGTCACCATCGACTTGCTCTTGATGACCTTCTTCACGCCGTGCTTCTGCGCGATCTCCGCGACCAGGCGCGCCGCATCGGCCGTGGTTTCGGCAAACAGCACCGTGGCGCCGCGGCGCGTGGCGTTTTCCTCGAAGGTGGCAAGCCAGACATCCAGGTTTTCCAGCGCGCGGTTGCGGCGCTCCTTGAGCGCGGCGCGCGTGGCGTCGAAATCGATGTCGCG
Encoded proteins:
- a CDS encoding LutB/LldF family L-lactate oxidation iron-sulfur protein → MEVHSMEFKARAGQKLADQRLQQNLKKLSTKFVTARADAIRDIDFDATRAALKERRNRALENLDVWLATFEENATRRGATVLFAETTADAARLVAEIAQKHGVKKVIKSKSMVTEEMRLNQVLGEMGVQSIETDLGEYILQINDSEPPSHIIAPVVHKDKDEIADLFAKVHHKPRLTDIPEMTREAREVLRPEFLSADMGVTGGNFIIAETGSVAVVTNEGNEGMCTVMPRVHVAVTGIEKVLPTLEDLATVMRLLPRSATGQAISNYFSLLTGPRAEGERDGPEHMYFVLVDGGRSGLIGGEFQEMLRCIRCGACMNHCPVYQKIGGHAYGWVYPGPMGSVLTPSYVGLANAVDLPQAATLCGECNRVCPASIPLSDLLRKLREKQLERGLRPWQERFALQAWGFVARRPALYALASRLGARLLARMGGSNRLIASLPMAGKGWTQTRDMPAPSGRTFRELYKERRART